GGGAAACATCGAAAAGCACCTGTATCTCGCCGTAGCCCGCGTTCAGTTTTTCAATGCTGAGTAGCGACATATTCATCCCCCAGATAAGCCTTAATAACTTCCGGATCAGCGACAACCTCGTGCGGATCGCCTTCAGCTATCTTTTTCCCGAAGTTGATAACATACACCCTGTCAGACAGGTTCATAATAGCCTGCATTATATGCTCAACTATAACGATGGAAACCCCGACGGAATTGATTCTTTTAATAATAGGCAGCATCTCCGAAACCTCGGATGGACGAAGACCCGCCATAACCTCATCAAGCAGCAGAAGCTTAGGCTCGGTAGCCAGCGCACGGGCAAGCTCAAGCCTTTTGCGTTCCGGCAGTGTGAGGTTTTTCGCCTGAACATCTCTTTTATCATATAGATCAAGCATTCTGAGAACTTCCAGAGATTTTGCCTCAGCCTCGTCCATTCTGTTGGTGTTTGCGAATGCCCCAACCACTGTATTGTAAAGCACAGTCTTTGTCACAAAAGGCTTAACCACCTGAAACGTTCTGGTTATGCCCAGTCTGCATATATCATAGGGCTTTTTGCCCGCTATCTCTTTCCCCATGAATTTGATACTGCCGGAAGTGGGGGGAAGCGCACCGGCTATGCAGTTGAAAAGCGTGGTTTTCCCTGCACCGTTGGGGCCTATTATGCCCACTATCTGCCCTTCCTGAACCGCCAGATCAACATTGTTTACAGCGGTAAGGCCGCTGAACTGCTTGACCGCCTTGGTAACTTCGAGTAAAGCCATATTCCGCTCCTTAATCCGTGACTGCCTCGCCGTTTTTTACGGCGGGCTTCTCTTTTGACGCGAACCTGTCCTTAAGCATGCCTATCCATCTGGAAACCGGCTCCACAAGCCCTCTGGGCTGATAGCGCATAACAATGATCAGTATCAGGCCGAAGATTATCAGGTGAAGTCCCGGCAGAGAATCCGAAAGGTATATTCTCGTCAGTTCGTTCACAGGGCGGAGCAGAAGAGCGCCGAGAACAGGACCCATTATAGTTCCCCTGCCTCCTATGAGGGCAATGAATGCTATCTCGTATGAAAGCTCAAGCCCAAGAACCGATTTGGGGTAGAAATAAAGCATAAGCTGGGCGTAAAAAGTGCCTCCGAGAGCCGTGAGGAAGCAGCTTATGATCATGGCTATGAGCTTATAGCGTGAAACCTTTATGCCCAGCGCCTCCGCCGCGTCCTTCTCTTCGCCGCCCGCCGCAAGATAGTAACCTATTTTTGAGTTCATCATGATGTAGGTAAGCAGAAGAACCAGAAGCAGCATAACGAGGATTATGTAATAGTAAGGAACCTTGCTCATAAACTGGAAATGAACAAACGAGCTTTCTGTAAGATTAATCAGAAGCCCCTTCGGCCCCCTGATCTCAAGCGGGCCTATCTTCTCCACGTTTTCTACAAAAACCCTCAGCCCCTCACCGAAGGCTATTGTGGCAAGTGCAAAATATGCTCCCCTGAGCTTAAGTGTGGGCAGACCGATGAGTATTCCCATCAGCGCGGCAACCACGCCTCCGGCAAACATCCCTATCCACGGACTGAGACCGTAGGTGAGATAAAGAGTGGTCGATGTGTACGCCCCTATCCCCACAAATGCCGAATGCCCCAGAGGGAGAACACCCGCAAAACCGCCCACAAAGTTCCAGCAGGAGGTGAGATAAGCGTAGAATATTATAAGTATAAGAATCTGCATAACCGAAGGGCTGCTCACAAACACAGGAACAGCAAACAGCAGAGCGATTATTGCAAGGGTAATGCCTATGTTGGATGGCTTTTGATTAAGAAGAAATTTCATTCCGCCCTCCCCTCAATAATCCTGTTTCAGACCGAAAAGCCCTGACGGCTTAACGAACAGAACAAACAGGAAAAACACGTAAATCAGCATCTCTGTCCATGTGGCCGCCATGAACTGAGCTCCGACTGTTTCTATGAGGCCGATTATTATTCCGCCGAGAATAGCACCGGGAACACTCCCCAGACCGCCGAGAACGACAATCACAAACGCCTTGATGTCAAACGGAACGCCCACTGTGGGGTAGACATAATAGAACGGCACAAGAACACACGCCGCCACGCCGCAGCAGGCGCAGCCTAATCCAAAAACGATATTGTATATTCTGGTCTGCTTTATCCCCATGAGCGTTGCCGCCTCACGGTCAAGACTTGTGGCGCGCACCGCCTTGCCCATGCGGGAATGCCTGAGAAACCAGTAAAGATAAATACCGAGGAGAAGGGTTACACCCGCACCTATTATCTTTGACCAGAGAAAATACATATCGAATATCTCAAGCATCTGACCGGAGACAGCGGTCTTAGCCACCCTGAACTCAGCGCCGAAAAGAAGCAACGCAAGGTTGTCCAGAACATACCATATCCCTGTTGTCACAATGATCACCGTTATTGGCTCGCGGATGTCCTTCTCCGCCTCAAATATAGGCTTGATGACAAACTTCTGAAGATAAAAACCGAAAAAATAAAGAAACGGCACGACAACAAACAGCGCCAGATAAGGGTTAAGCCCGGTGAGGGTGACAAACCAGTAGGCGG
The window above is part of the Geovibrio ferrireducens genome. Proteins encoded here:
- a CDS encoding ABC transporter ATP-binding protein, with translation MALLEVTKAVKQFSGLTAVNNVDLAVQEGQIVGIIGPNGAGKTTLFNCIAGALPPTSGSIKFMGKEIAGKKPYDICRLGITRTFQVVKPFVTKTVLYNTVVGAFANTNRMDEAEAKSLEVLRMLDLYDKRDVQAKNLTLPERKRLELARALATEPKLLLLDEVMAGLRPSEVSEMLPIIKRINSVGVSIVIVEHIMQAIMNLSDRVYVINFGKKIAEGDPHEVVADPEVIKAYLGDEYVATQH
- a CDS encoding branched-chain amino acid ABC transporter permease yields the protein MKFLLNQKPSNIGITLAIIALLFAVPVFVSSPSVMQILILIIFYAYLTSCWNFVGGFAGVLPLGHSAFVGIGAYTSTTLYLTYGLSPWIGMFAGGVVAALMGILIGLPTLKLRGAYFALATIAFGEGLRVFVENVEKIGPLEIRGPKGLLINLTESSFVHFQFMSKVPYYYIILVMLLLVLLLTYIMMNSKIGYYLAAGGEEKDAAEALGIKVSRYKLIAMIISCFLTALGGTFYAQLMLYFYPKSVLGLELSYEIAFIALIGGRGTIMGPVLGALLLRPVNELTRIYLSDSLPGLHLIIFGLILIIVMRYQPRGLVEPVSRWIGMLKDRFASKEKPAVKNGEAVTD
- a CDS encoding branched-chain amino acid ABC transporter permease; amino-acid sequence: MIGYVESVINGILMGSIYGLTAVGLTLIFGVMKVINFAHGSILMVGMFAAYWFVTLTGLNPYLALFVVVPFLYFFGFYLQKFVIKPIFEAEKDIREPITVIIVTTGIWYVLDNLALLLFGAEFRVAKTAVSGQMLEIFDMYFLWSKIIGAGVTLLLGIYLYWFLRHSRMGKAVRATSLDREAATLMGIKQTRIYNIVFGLGCACCGVAACVLVPFYYVYPTVGVPFDIKAFVIVVLGGLGSVPGAILGGIIIGLIETVGAQFMAATWTEMLIYVFFLFVLFVKPSGLFGLKQDY